In the Pseudoliparis swirei isolate HS2019 ecotype Mariana Trench chromosome 21, NWPU_hadal_v1, whole genome shotgun sequence genome, one interval contains:
- the cldn7a gene encoding claudin-7-A isoform X2, with translation MANSGIQLLGFFLSLLGIVGLIIGTILPQWKMSAYIGDNIITAVAMYQGLWMSCAFQSTGQLQCKIYDSILQLDSSLQATRALMIVGIIVSVAGLGVACMGMKCTTCGGNEKLRKSRVAMTGGIILLVGGLCAVVACSWFAHNVIRAFYNPYTPVNTNLTIN, from the exons ATGGCGAACTCCGGTATTCAGCTGTTGGGCTTTTTTCTGTCGTTACTTGGCATCGTGGGACTTATCATCGGGACTATTCTGCCGCAGTGGAAGATGTCCGCGTACATCGGGGACAACATCATCACGGCCGTGGCCATGTACCAGGGGCTGTGGATGTCGTGCGCTTTCCAGAGCACCGGGCAGCTCCAGTGTAAGATCTACGACTCCATCCTGCAGCTCGACA GTTCACTCCAGGCCACCCGGGCCTTGATGATAGTGGGCATCATTGTGTCCGTGGCAGGTCTGGGCGTGGCCTGCATGGGAATGAAGTGCACCACCTGCGGAGGGAACGAGAAGCTGCGCAAGTCCCGCGTGGCCATGACCGGAGGCATCATCCTGCTCgtgggag GGCTGTGTGCCGTCGTGGCGTGCTCCTGGTTCGCTCACAACGTGATCCGGGCCTTCTATAACCCCTACACGCCCGTCAACACCAA TCTGACCATCAACTGA